One stretch of Candidatus Bathyarchaeia archaeon DNA includes these proteins:
- the asnB gene encoding asparagine synthase B: protein MCGIVGIFNITEPADQVRNKALKMATKIRHRGPDWSGIYSDDKAVLAHERLSIVDVEHGAQPLFDKLNGNVLAVNGEIYNHMQLHSELKKEHLWQTKSDCEIILYLYDEYGPDFLNMLNGMFAFILYDKQKSEYFLARDHIGIIPLYVGWDDNGTFYAASEMKALTDYCTNIQEFPPGHYLQGKGIIKNFVQWYKPKWATQIPNNPLALSNLQTALEKSVKGQMMSDVPYGVLISGGLDSSLIAAIASKYRKKRIESDDQEEAWWPRLHSFAVGLADSPDLKYARKVADYIGTVHHEIIFTIQEGFDAIPNVIYHLETFDVTTIRAATPMYLMARKIKSMGIKMVLSGEGSDEVFGGYLYFHKAPNEQEFYEETVRKLFMLSKYDCLRANKATAAWGVETRVPFLDKEFLDFAMNFDPKEKMCPGDKIEKYVLRKAFEGYIPDEILWRQKEQFSDGVGYGWIDYLKQHAESAVSNEMMANAKTRFPTQTPMSKEEYFYREIFDSYFNSPSAALTVPVGPTIACSTPTAFRWSKEFAKQADPSGRSVKEHQHTKEATP from the coding sequence AAAATACGGCACCGCGGACCCGACTGGAGCGGCATCTACAGCGACGACAAAGCCGTCTTAGCTCACGAGCGCCTCTCCATCGTGGACGTAGAACACGGCGCCCAACCCCTCTTCGATAAACTCAACGGAAACGTTCTGGCGGTTAACGGCGAAATCTACAACCACATGCAACTTCACAGCGAACTCAAAAAAGAGCACTTATGGCAGACAAAGTCAGACTGCGAAATTATCCTGTACCTCTACGACGAGTATGGACCCGACTTTCTGAACATGCTTAACGGCATGTTTGCCTTCATCCTCTACGACAAGCAGAAAAGCGAATACTTCCTTGCCCGCGACCACATCGGCATAATTCCGCTCTACGTGGGCTGGGACGACAATGGAACCTTTTATGCCGCCAGCGAAATGAAAGCCCTCACCGACTACTGCACCAACATTCAAGAATTCCCGCCTGGACACTACCTGCAAGGTAAAGGCATCATCAAAAACTTTGTCCAATGGTACAAACCCAAATGGGCAACCCAAATCCCCAACAATCCCTTGGCGCTTTCTAACCTGCAGACAGCGTTGGAGAAATCGGTGAAGGGACAAATGATGTCCGACGTTCCTTACGGTGTGCTCATCTCCGGCGGGTTGGACTCTTCGCTCATAGCCGCCATCGCCTCAAAGTACCGCAAAAAACGCATCGAATCCGACGACCAAGAAGAAGCATGGTGGCCCCGACTACACTCATTTGCGGTAGGCTTGGCGGATTCCCCCGACTTGAAGTATGCCCGAAAAGTAGCTGACTACATCGGAACCGTGCATCACGAGATAATTTTCACCATACAGGAAGGCTTTGACGCCATACCCAACGTGATTTACCACTTGGAAACCTTCGATGTAACCACCATACGCGCCGCGACACCCATGTATCTGATGGCACGCAAAATCAAGTCCATGGGCATCAAAATGGTCCTCTCAGGCGAAGGCTCCGACGAGGTGTTCGGTGGCTACCTGTACTTCCACAAGGCACCCAACGAGCAGGAATTCTACGAGGAAACCGTCCGCAAACTGTTCATGCTCAGCAAATACGACTGCCTACGCGCCAACAAAGCCACCGCCGCGTGGGGCGTCGAAACCCGCGTGCCCTTCCTCGACAAGGAATTTCTGGATTTTGCCATGAACTTTGACCCCAAAGAAAAAATGTGTCCCGGCGACAAAATCGAAAAATACGTGTTGCGCAAAGCCTTTGAGGGCTACATTCCTGACGAGATTTTGTGGCGGCAGAAAGAGCAGTTCTCTGATGGTGTCGGCTACGGCTGGATTGATTACCTGAAGCAGCATGCGGAGAGCGCGGTTTCAAATGAGATGATGGCAAACGCCAAAACCCGCTTCCCCACCCAGACACCCATGTCTAAGGAGGAGTATTTCTACCGGGAGATTTTTGACAGCTACTTCAACTCGCCCAGCGCAGCATTAACCGTTCCAGTCGGTCCAACTATTGCCTGCTCAACACCTACCGCGTTTAGGTGGAGCAAAGAATTCGCCAAACAAGCCGACCCCTCAGGCAGATCAGTCAAAGAGCACCAGCATACAAAGGAGGCAACCCCTTAA
- a CDS encoding N-acetyltransferase family protein, with product MLSVINVRQCFCFIMLRQAQPSDAKAIVDLLVDSFLDKFNAIFGRRINRVKEALVRYYQQPNALSGVFVAEVNSETAGIIQIVTTNTPNNYRGSLGLLWGLGVFGAVRAVFAFMAFEHKVENNECYVEHLAVASAFRGRGIGKRLLGLGEEVAREKKKTAYSLFVASDNEAALQLYKSTGFLEVKKKRSIITRLILGKRTFIFMQKKLSV from the coding sequence TTGCTATCAGTTATAAATGTCAGGCAATGTTTTTGTTTCATTATGCTTAGGCAAGCGCAACCTTCAGATGCTAAGGCTATCGTGGATCTTTTAGTTGACTCTTTTTTAGACAAGTTTAACGCCATTTTTGGTAGAAGGATAAACCGTGTCAAAGAAGCGTTGGTGCGGTACTATCAGCAGCCGAATGCGTTAAGTGGCGTGTTTGTCGCAGAAGTAAACTCAGAAACGGCTGGAATAATACAAATAGTTACGACTAATACGCCCAACAATTACAGGGGGTCGTTAGGATTACTTTGGGGGCTTGGCGTTTTTGGTGCAGTCCGAGCTGTTTTTGCGTTTATGGCGTTTGAACATAAAGTCGAAAATAACGAGTGTTATGTGGAGCATTTGGCAGTTGCTTCAGCGTTTAGAGGCAGAGGCATAGGGAAGCGTCTTTTGGGTTTGGGAGAGGAAGTTGCGAGAGAAAAAAAGAAAACAGCCTATTCGCTCTTTGTAGCCTCCGATAATGAAGCTGCACTTCAGCTCTACAAAAGTACAGGGTTCTTAGAAGTGAAGAAAAAAAGGAGCATAATTACCAGATTAATTCTTGGAAAAAGGACATTTATTTTCATGCAAAAAAAGCTATCTGTGTAA